TGGCAAATGGTGGGGCGTACGACATCCCCACTGTGATGCATTCCTGTGCGCGGATTTGTTTCCTACGGGCCAGCACATCATAATGGTAActttatttccatttttttattttaaaggagtaagaaaaaaaaaaaaaaaaaaagttgtgcaTTTTTCGGCACATCCAAACGTCCTTCACACACAGGGATCTGCATTTCCGCTTAACATGCGCTCAATTATTAGGTAGTAATAAAAAGGTTTATCCCCCCTCTAATGGGTGCACTGTTCGCTTGGTTATACACACcatcagcaaaaaaaaaaaaaagtgatggCGGCATGCCAGTTGCTACGCCGTTATTTCGTCTTCCAGGTACATGTGCTCAAACGAGAACTCCTCCTTCAGTTGTTTGGACCAggctgcggggggagggggcgtAGCAAAACATAATGACTCCCATGCAAACGTGCACACGTGCCAATATGCAGACGTACGAATGCTTGctcatacacacatatacaccCTTGCAATCGCGCGACCGTGCAAAGCGTACTCGACTCGTAGTCAAAGGACAGGTAGGTCCCTTGCTCCGTTTTGTCATTCAGCATGCGCGTGTTGTTATCGCACGGAAGAAACCAAGTTGTGTATTTCTTGTGGTATTTCCAGGACTTTTTCTTCAGCTCCTTCGCGGCTAGGTGTTGCTGGTAGGTTCCCTAGTGGGGGGGTAGGCATGCGGGTAGATACACAcgaagggggaggcacacCCAGTGAGCGGCATGCATACAGGCAGACACACACGAAGGGGAGAGGCACACCCAGTGAGCGGCATGCATAcaggcacacacacacaaagggggagacaCACACATGATTGCGCCCGCGCAAATTCTCCCTTTGGGGGGCGCTCACCGGTTGGTAgtagaatataaaaaatagcgTGTCCAGGGGAAGTTTTTCGAAAAGCTGAGGGctgcggggggaaaggaacaTCCGCGCAGATGCGCAATCAATTAtgcatgtatacatatatttatgcatatacacatatatgcttatacacatatacgcatatatatgtacacattcCTGCGCGCACCTTTGAAAGTCGGAAAGGGGAGTTGACGGGAAATGCTCGCACGGGTTGCCACACATTACCCGGGGGGCGTACTGGCGGAAATGATCTCTATCACTTTTCTTTATACAATTTGTGTAGCTGCTCTCGATGAGTTCCTCAAGTTTAAGCgctgcgaaggggggggggggggatgcAACGGTGTGGGGtataaaggaaaaggcaaagaaaacgaaatgaattttacaaaaaggtGTGCCAATGTGTGCGACAAAATAAACTGTagcggggggaagaaactgCCATGTACAAACGCAGGTGGGACTTTTTGGGGAAAATCTCAAAAGAGCGacgatgttttttttcttccgtgGGGGGGCTGTTCCCTGGTGCCAACCCTCACGATGGTTCGTCTCCTTTCGGAAGAACAACAACATCGAAAATCGCTTCCCCCTCAGCTAAAGAGCCCTCATGGGTGTGTGCACAACCAAATGCATAGCAGCAAAACTGTGCAAATAACACAACGGTTAAACCTatttgtgtgtgcattttttttttttttttttttttttctctcgcCATTACTGTTCCGCTCGAGTAGCCTCTGGGCCGACATAGACAACTCCTCATCGCTGACTTGTTTTCTCTTTCCATCTTCCTTCATCAAATTGGTCCCGCATTGTTCTTCCATCGTTTTTTCCATTGTGGGTCTATTTGATGCCGTGTCCAGggggaatttatttttttccctttctgattacacaaaaaaatggcccaaAAAGGATACCAAAAaagttacacaaaaaaattgccccaaAATGGTCTCGAATTTATGCAAAACGGACTCCTACTCTTTTGCCCTTCTCCGTTGTGTACTATTGTGTGCTATTGAGAAGTGCCCCTCTGGAAGGAAAAATCAAGTAGCTCTCaatggaggcaaaaaaaaaggggggaaacgtGAAGAAATCAGCTTTGGTGGAGGgggaaatttataaaaatgggcCAAGTCACCTAGGGggtaataaaataactatttggaaaatacaaaatacaCTAaacaggtggaaaaaaaaaaaaaaaaaaaaaaaaacggggcaCATCctaacaaaatgaaacttctcccccacttcgcaaagtcaaaaaaaaaaaatttgtagaaGGGACATGTCGAAACGGTTATCCTGCGGAGAAGTTACCTAAAGCACAGCAGACGGTACCTACACCAAATTAAACGCGGTGTGCGCGGCAGTAGCTGGAAGAAgaaaccaaaaaaagggctagGACAAGGGCAAGAACAGGGGTATGGGTAGAGGCACCCGCATGGTCATACGTAGGGGTGGCATAACCGTGAGACAAAATTGAAGCTACGCGAAAGAAAATATTCGAACAAAACGTTTTGGAGCACCCTCAGAAATGCAATACGGaagggggttaaaaaaaacaacaaataaGAAAGTCGTTGGTAGGAAACATGCGAGCACCAATAGCGATAATAATTCCCCATGCagttttgcgaaaaaaaaaataaaaaaaaactacccCTTTTCAGCACATTTTAACTAGCGTGGTGGTGATTTTGCTCACACCCGCTGTGTAGATCTTCCCTTGTGGGCATCCGCCCATGAGGAGGAGCACGACATCCTACCCAAGGGAGATCTAAACAGGGGAAAATG
Above is a window of Plasmodium vivax chromosome 8, whole genome shotgun sequence DNA encoding:
- a CDS encoding hypothetical protein, conserved (encoded by transcript PVX_094500A); the encoded protein is MEKTMEEQCGTNLMKEDGKRKQVSDEELSMSAQRLLERNTLKLEELIESSYTNCIKKSDRDHFRQYAPRVMCGNPCEHFPSTPLSDFQSPQLFEKLPLDTLFFIFYYQPGTYQQHLAAKELKKKSWKYHKKYTTWFLPCDNNTRMLNDKTEQGTYLSFDYESTWSKQLKEEFSFEHMYLEDEITA